Below is a genomic region from Thunnus thynnus chromosome 22, fThuThy2.1, whole genome shotgun sequence.
GCTTCAACCGTCAGTCTACTTAACCCAGACAACTGATTCGCTGAGAGCTCTGGCTAAGAAGGTAGTGGGTGGGGTCTCTTTCTTGGACAACAACTGCGATTGGCTGTCGATCAGAGGACGACCGCTTAGAGACCGAGTGCTCCGCCTCTCAGCCAGGAACCATCACACAGCTCTGACCGTCAGGACAGAGGTCTCACTCAGACTCTGAACTCTGGTGCAAGCTTACCTTCAAACATGCAGTGATGTGTCAAAAGATGTCAGAAAGccacacaaatgaaaacaactaaCTGTCAGAATCTACCTGAACGTGCAAGTAATTTTGTCatgtaacaataaaaaaatagcaagtggtggaaaaaaaaaagtttaactcTTTCTCTCAGGgtgataattgattatttagTTTCCTGTAAAGCTGTGATCACACAGCAGGGCGGCCCGTGGCATATGCCACATAGGCGGTCGCCAAGGGCACCAAATGAGGGAGGGGGTGCCAAACAAGTGGGAAGTGGGTTTTTTGGAAATATGTTTTCTACAAGTTCTCCCTTCTTGATGCTTTCCCTGCCTTTTGCCCCATTAACTTGCAAGGATTTTCATCTAATGTGATTTTCCAAAGCCTCACTGTCTGGAGGACTGGGAGGACTTTGTCTGGGCTGGAGGTACCATTGTGGCAATTGATTTCAGTGCAAATTCGTATCTTCTTGGACTGGAGGTTGCACTTTTTTGGGGCTCCGATCTAAATATTTTGGGGCTTCAATTTAAAATCTCGCCTAGAGCACCAACAAGCCCTGTCACACAGGACATGAGTTTAGCAGCTATTTCTATTTGCTTTAGTGCTGTTTGGTGAGTATTGAGGATTGTCGAGTCGGATGGATCGATGACTCAGTTATCAATACTTTCATATATTGGTGCCATGAGTgatgtttttttacataaaatactttgttttatgcTCCAGAAGTGTCCCTTTTGTTTCTGGAGAAGTGACCTTAGTACCTGAGGTTACCAAATACTCAAGTCTGAGCAGAAATATGTCATCACGGCTTATTATCTCTCGTCCAATCAGATGAAAGAAGAGGCAGGCCTTCTAGTCTTATGTAAACACAAGCACCAGAGGAATCAGAtgattgtttttaatcaataaacaacaattctgaaacatctgaaatgaaatgaaacatgttttttcttcttaagTTAGCTAACAGCACTAGCTAATAACATTAGCTACATTAGCTAAGCGATTTACATCAGCTGATTCTGTGGTTGTTAAGCTACAGCAGACAGGCGGTGTCTATCTGATGATGCAGTTGGTGAGGGAGGGGGCCCTGCACAGCCCTTTCCCCTTCACCTCGAACCCGCAGCCTTTGTAGTTGGCCACGCCCTTGCAGTCCACCTGCAGGTCGGGCTTAAGAAGCTCCCAAACCCTCTGCTTGgactgcagctctctgtccGGCTCACCTGatcacacacaaagagagagagagagagagaggttcaTGATTACCTGGAAAGAAACATTAGAAAATTCCAAAAGCCACTTTCACTGCTTTGTAGACAACTGACCTAATGGACcaaccaaaccagcatttattgttattattctcAATGGAACTGATGCCATCAGTGGATTCTTTTACTTAGACAAATTAAATCTGAGCTTAAGAGTTAAACTTTTATGAACTTTGACACCCAAAtttgcgctattgaccaactGCAAGTCGTCTTGACAGTGTTGAAGTCTGAGGGAATGAAGACCTGGAGAGTCCGAAATAAAGGATGCTACCATATTAGCTGTGTCacaacatttaattttatataggCTAACTAAGCAGCAGCTAACACATCTCGAGACTGATGTTCCTTAAATTGCCACCGATGGCCGCTAGATGCCCCAATAGAcgcccattcaaaaagcctcaacttctctctagaaatactgagtcaatcattgttttcagtgagtcattctggtctcaatctctaaattcaggccctctaataaatgtgctggtggtcattttggaaattattgctatGTTAATAAGATtcgaagacttatagtagctttgatgtctgccatatgggcgttgattgacagctgtgattgacagttggctccaggactcacactgagttggactattgtcgcaatatttcactaagtttaatgtgacTTGATTACACTATCTGCTGTGTTAGCACTGTTTAGCTAAAGTAACTAACATTAGTccaagtgtgcagcgctcggtgttcccagtaagctagcttCAGTCAGAGGTAAAAGGGCGTGTTTCAAgggcgtgaaaggcaacacccaaCGGTGCTTATTTTGAATCATCACCCACTTCTCAATTTTTTTGTCAACGACTCAAATAGGTCTGGTGTTTTTCTCACTGATGGTTGTTTTTCCAACCAAAACTGAGTTAACTGGAGCTTTGTTGGTGAGTTTAAGAGGGACATCATCTCCCTGTGACAGAAAAATGGTGGAAACTGTGGATGAGATGGACGCAGCTGTAAAGGTTGTTGTAAGTCGACATAACAGAAGTTAACTTCTCCTCACATTCTGTACCGCAGACACTTCACTTGCTCCTGATTGGTTAGGATTAGTTAGCAAGCCAGCTAGCTTGTTGTGGCTAACTATTGCTAGCATgttgttagcagttagctcgcCAGCCACAGTAGCTCACCAACTAGCTGTGTAAATTGTTACTAAATCACTATGCAAGTTTCCAACACCAGCTAGTTTGAATTCAAAGACAGAACAAGTGAAATTAGCTATTAGCTGTTAGCTGGGACACAAACTTCtgatttaaaattaatttcttgaaagaagtttgtatttttacagaGAAATTTACTGTTTACTTAAGTATAGTCTGATGTTTTggggctttttttgtttgtttggattttgGAGACAACCTCTCACTTAAAGTAGAGGATCTGCTCCCTCaacattatttaattttgtgaTTAATTTAGTATTTATTGTATTCTGAACTTGTATTAATTAGTAGTATTAGTGTTTATGTCTACCTGGCCAGAAACTGCATATGGAAATGATAAATCTGGTACAATACATCTCTTTGTATGAGATCAAGGTTTTTGTTCATGACCCTTGGCAAATAAATGTAgcaaactaaactgaactaattAATCCAGAAGTTTATCAGTGTAACCGTGGTTACCGGGGTAGTTGAGGAAAGTGACTCTGTCTCCTGGTGCGGATCCagtgggcggggccagcagCTCGATGAGGTCATCAGAGTCAGAGCAACACATGAGGCGAGCCTGAGAGACCACGCCCCTCAGTTTACAGGCCTTGACGTTGCATAGCAACACGGCGAGACCACCCTGGAGCTgcggagagagagacatgaaatactttttataaatttatttttaGCAAAGAGAAAACAATTGAGTAGTgacattaacaaaaatataaaaaaaaggagtgaaggaaaaaacaaatgtagaaAGAAGGTAAGTATACAAAGAAGGAAAGACATGGGAGAAAGCATTTGAGAAGGAAACATaacagggagaaggagggaatgACAGAGTTAAGTAAAGAAGGAGACAACTTATTACTTTTTTATCATGGTGGCAATAACGAGCCTTTATTACAACAGACGTTTTGACTTGTCATGGTAGAAAAAGGTGTATATAACAAAATGAATAATggttgaattccatttagctgcatCAGATTCAGGGTCCTGGTGTGGACATGCACATGCCGGCTCAGTGTCACACTATCATGGTTTATGGGGACACTGGAATAGAAAACAactattgttaatgttatttgttaaacctgtgcttttcctactataaCTACTTAAATCGTCTGCTGTGACAGAGGACTACGATGTAGGAAAGTGAGTATTAACAGAGTCGTGGataaaagagagggaaagggatGGGTTGAAGAGGAAAAGTAGGGAAGACAGAAGCAAGAGTgatgtgtaaaaatgatttaaaggagaggaggaagacatAAAAGTGAAAGAGATACCTCCTCCAGGTCTGTTTTCCCTTGCAGCTTACTGACCACCGTGCGGGGGGCGTTCTCTCCAACATCCACCTCCTGGACGGAGAGCATCTCAGCCAGCGGGTGGCGCCGGACGCTGAGGATCCGCCCAACTCTCAGGTCCAGGCGTGACACGTCGACCTGAGGCTCCGCCCCCAGGCAGAGAGAGTCGGGgcgagctgagagagagagagacgtaacatcagatttttttcagtcttttattttacttcctttccttgtttttctctcccttccccACTcacccttcctctctcctttcctcctcctgctctgtctctctctgcggtcatgtgatgaagaggaggaaggagaagcaGCTGTCGCACCAGCAGGGGAAGGAGCTTGATTGGAAGGTGCGCTGGGGGCGGGGCTGCGAGTCGAAGGAGGCGGAGCCGGCGAGAACAAGGCTTTggctggaaagaaaaaaagaaggatgtgattgttttttaactgatattaagaatttaatttgatgtatctggattttttttttatcttcgaACAAAACTTAATTAAGTTCTTATTAAATAAGAGAAAGATTTCCTTCTGTAAGTAATCCACTGTggtttattgttatttaaatgtaacCACAACCAACACTGAACCAGCTCAGAGGGAAAGAAAATCATCTGcagttgtgtgtatttgtgtttatgtctttatgtctttatgaGGACCAGTGTGACTTTTAGACCTTGTGGGGACATTTAGGaatgtgaggacatttttttttaaagcgcAGATATTAAAAGATCTGAAACTGGAAACAAAAAGCATTAATGATAAGTAAGGGTATTTTTTAATAGTAAGAACTGTCAAAGTGAGGactttttatttgaaaggtCAGGATAATTTTGCTAACtagagatatttttttaaattaaggaAATTTTTGGAAATTGGGGACATTTTTGGGAAACTCAGGACATATTCTAAAAAATGTGGGAAATTAGAAAGGCTAGAAACTAGAACTGgaaattaacaattttaatgGGAAGTGTGGGCCTTTTTGCAAGTGAGaatcatttaaaaagacatttttgccAACTTTGGAtattttgagacttttttagaaagtgaagacatttttggaaaaagacaACAGTTTTGAGAAGTGAGGACCTTCTACAAACATgatatttgaatttttaaactAGAAACTTGAACTGGGAACTAATGACATCAATGCGAACTGGGGGCATTTCTGGAAAATTGggatattttggaaaaaaaccATCAAAAGTGAGGACCTTTTGCAGACACTCaaaaagttggacattttatgaAAACGGACGTTTCTGGAAAGTGGGGACATTCTGTCTTTCTCATTAATTTGGTTCTTGAAGGAGCTTTTTGAGGGTTAAGACTTTGTCTCAGGGTTAATGTTAGAATTAGCTTTAGGGTTAGTATAAAGTCTGTTTTGTGTACCGGTGCGTCTCCTCTGTTTCTCCTGAAGCTGAACTCTCAGCTGCTCGATGTCTTTCTTCAGTTTGGCGTTTTCCACCAGCAGCTTTTTCTGCTCTCGAACTGACGACTGCagaactgaaacaaacacaaaaaccgAACATAGTTTTCATCTTGTCCACAAAAAGGGGCGCGTTACCAGCAGTCCCCTACTTGAATGCTTGAATAAGAATTTCTTGCAATTTCTCggttgtgggtttttttttaccacacaTTATATttcagttacacacacattagccATGCCTAAAAGTCAGAGAGAAATACATTCATTAAACATTAGTTGACTGATAATGATCTTTTTAAGGATCAGCTGTAACAGCCCCAGGGCCTCTGCCAggacttgtgtgtgttgtgttgctgGTTCCTGGTTAGTTGGAGCTGGAGGTCATCAAGGAATTGGAGGCAGCTGGCCACCGTCTCCAAGTTGCATAAAACCCGCCCCATCTTGGTAGTGTGGCGGCTGCCTGTTGCCTGGCACCACGTCTTGTTATGATGTAgttattttgattttctgtatAGTTTATTTGGTATTATTTTAGTTAAACTGGTAGCATGTTTTCCTTTATTTGTGATGGTCTCAGAGCCGGACCGTAACACAACATGAATCAGAGATCAGTTATTGTGCGTCTTACGTGCTTTCTCTCTCGTCAGGAGGGCGTGAGTTTTAAAATACTCCATGATCTTCTCGCCATCCTCTGGATCAAGCTTCATCAGAGCTGCTGCCAGgctgagaaacagacagaaagagctgTTAGCCACAGAGAGTCGAAGTGAAACCAGAACTTCCTGGTTCTGTTCCAAAAGTAAACCTCATTCAAAGTCCCattgacatttttagaaatgtataaaaaactaaaaatccaGCCTTGAACATAAGTTTGCTCAAtatgatgttgtgtgatttacCCCACATGTTCAATTAAGGATGGTAAATGAAAATCATCTGTATGTAATTATACcgtttatttaatttttgtgtttCCCACAAGCCCAAATACATGAATACCACATTTCAAAGACAATATTTATACAAATAGTTAGGACTTTCTCTACACCGAAATATAGTAATTTAAATTATGTTGAAACATCAGTTACATCTAATGCATGACAATTTCTCAAAATTGAGGACactttttagaaaataaaaaagtgaggacatttcCGGAAAGTTTGTAAAATTTTTTGAAAGGTGTCAAATGACCTCGAGATTCAATCAGGAGTGCAAATATATCACACATATCTCAGTTATCTGTTTATTGACATCTCTCATGCAAACACGATGAGTTCAAACTTAAAATAAAGGGTTATAATATCTTAGTAATCTGATCTGTTTACAGTGTGACTGCAGTGGGCGTGGCTACAGCACAGCGACATGACTGAAAGTATACAAATCAGACaggcagtgatgtcatcaacTCACTGATCATATGTTTATATAGATGATATCTTAGAGGAAAggatgtgaatgtttttgtcatGGCCAGAGGGCAGCagacacattcaaacacacacacacacacacacacattgtaaaatgtcagaattaaTTCTGTagcaaaacagaaatgaaatgaatcccGTTGTCTACCTCCACTTCAAAGCACTTCCTGTTTGACACCTGATTGACAGGTGGATTAGAGCGCACACCTGTCTGGATGTTTAAAGAAGCAACTGTTCACTAACAAGTCAAACATATTGACTTAAAAGGTGATATGTTGTGTTCACTTAGTTGTTTCTGATTAAAACTAGTTGacaaaaagttttaatttaatggTTTCACAGCTTTAAGTGTTAGAAGAGATGCTGCAACTCGTGGAATATGTTGTTATTAGTCTGCATCATTCACGATGCTGTTTGTAAATGTGGTATTTTGTTAACTTGCCATATGGAGCCATCAAATTCAAGTTTGCATAAGCAGAAAACGCCACTTTGTGTGCAAATTGAAATAAAGTCCTTTCAGTGCAGAAGGCTAATAATTACATATTTGCAGCGCACGTGTCAGTGTcttatttaactatttttattcttgttgtTTATTTCTTCTAATGACTTTCAATGAATAACTTTCAAGTCCAATCAAGTCTTTGTGACTCAAATCTGAGTCAAAACTCAAAAAAGTAGTATGTTCAGTAACAATAAGCACAGTGTTCACAAGTCAGTTATATTACCAGTGGAGGGAGGagtatttagatcctttactacagtaaaagtacataagtattatgagcttgatgtagttaaagtattgcagtaaaagtagtggtttggtccctctgaccgatatattattatatatgacatcattagattattaatagtgaagtatcagtgttagagcagcatgttactgttgtagctgctggaggtggagctagtttacactactttatatacagttagctagtttagtccagtggttcccaaccttggggtcgggcccctccaaagggtcagcagataaatctgaggggtggtgagatgattaatgggagaggaaagaagaaaaaacaaagttctgatacacaaatctgttttcagtttttggactttttctctaatctttgatttttgctgaaatattggatcattagaacatttattgaaatgaaagcatgtgagaagtttagagggaaaaatcactatttggtggagctgttaacaactcatagacatgtgaaatgtgaccccgactacacactgctttttgtaagacgtcaaaagacaaaaaggttggaaaccactggtttcatctttaacaatgtgttatattttaaaagcttgttatattatccattgtgtcaaatcttcatctgaaaagtaactaaagctgtcaaataaatgtagtggagtagaaagtacaatatttccctctgaaatgtagaaagtagcatcacatggaaatactcaagtaaagtacaagtacctcaaaactttactcaagtacaatacttgagtaaatttacTCAGTTACTTTCTACCACTGTATATTACAGACTAAGCATTGAAAAAGTTCATAATAATCACATAGAGTAGtttatatttgagtttttgagtttttgtatttgatatgtttttaattgtacaaAGAAAGACTGAACATGTCAGTGAAATGAACTGAGACATGAAAGCATAGAAAGAGCTGTCAGTGAAGTTTAGATAGATGTTATCTGTGATGAAGGAAGGTAGTAATACCAtcaaaggacacacacacacacacaaacacacacacaggctataTGAAACCAGCCTATTTGCATAACGATAAACAGAAACGTACTGACGCACCCGTCCGCTGTGAACCTGGTGAACattttcatacacaaacacactagaATGTCACTAACACACGTGTCTGTATGAGCTCATTATTAGAATGAAAATCCCCCTGAAACACTGTCACTGTTTAAAAAGCAACAACCAATAACCAAAATGTTTTCTAAATTTTAGTTTTTCGTCACATTACACAGGTATATTCTCTCCTAGTTCTTAGTTACTTAAACACAAGAAGCAGcagatttcatttcaataacTCTTTATTGAATTAAATGATGCACAATTCTGAGAACAAACTGCCAAGAAGGAGTAAACAGCTCACTACatagaaaatagaaagaaactCTGGCTAGACTCGCTAGTGTTAGCATGTTTCCAGCTGGTTAGCATGTTGGCTAGCATGTTTCCAGGCCTTTACAGAACAAGTCTAAGCATAAGTCTTCAGCCATACTAGCATACTgttcattaataaacactttaaatgtccttatatctgcttataactacggCATTGTAACTGTTTATGCTGATTATAATTGTTACATACGGGGAATTAAAGTGAAGTGTTACTGATAACGGAGACGAAAGTTCAAATCTATCAACATAActaagtctacagccatgctaacaggtctgtgaggctgtacttgagctaaatgctaacatcagcatgctaacatgcttacagtgacaatgctaacatgctgatctttagcaggtttaatgtttaccatgttcgcCATCTTAGACTAAGGCTACATTAGGCTGGCTGAATcctaaaacactgtttttgagCTGAACGGCATGCATCCATAGcaggagtttcagctcatttctgCAAATACCTCCATCCAAATTAAAACGCCAGATAATTCTCCCCCTACTGGGCATGTGCGTAGGACAGACCAGAGAACCAGCAAAGAAGAAATGGTATACTGTTTCCGTTATTTCCAactgccaccatctgttttgTCAGCGATATGACAGCATCTCTACAAAGCTCCGTTTTCCCGGTACACTATGGCGCCAAGCCGGCGTTCTCACATTTATACACTTTGGAGGCAGTTTTGGAAAATCTCAGTTTTCAGGGGAGAAAAACTCTGTTTTAGACTGGGTGAAGggccaaaacagagagaagaagatgcGTTTACCAATTAAGCCGGCTTAGTGTGGACATGTAGCCTTGCATCGACAGACCAATTCCCAAATGTGAATTAATCTGGAAcctttcagttcatttttgatTTCCAAGGGGCGTTACCAACGGGCACAGaccaaaatgccaaaatgacACAATTAGATAGTCCTACAACCCACCAGAGCAACAAAACATGTGATGTACAGCTGAGTGACAGCCCTCTGTGGCCCTCTGTACAGTCATCATATCAAATCTGCCCCATATCAGATAAACAGTTGTGATTGGCTCAACCCGGGCCAGGTCTGAACAGGAGGGGGGCCAGACGCATCTGccaaagcaaataaaacatgagctcACAGATTCATCTCGTTCCCAGACTAGTAGACATGGTCTTagtttagtatgttagcatgttaacattttccAATTAGCACTtaatacaaagtacagctgaagctgacGGGGATGtctttagttttgcaggtatttggtcataaaccaaagtattggacaaattaaaagtttgaccagatgatggctCTGATGCCCCAGATTTCTTAACAGTTTATCCAATACTTGTTGGCaagaattcatcctctggggaacatgaatgtttgtacaaaatttcatgataATCCATCctatagttgttgagatatttcagtctggaccaaagtggtagaCCAACATTACCATCCAATCACATGAAGATGCTAAACTTGTGTTTGTCACATaggaggacattacattgacttataTTGATCCACTGGACACTAAAGCTCAAATTACATTATAAATTATGGTCTTTGTCTGTGTAGCTGCAAGAGTCCATGTGACATAAATGTTGTCACCTGCCCAAGTCTGCATACAGCCCAAAATTTATTACCATGCACATACATGTGAACACAAATTTCCACGTATGCAACCACCCAATGTAGTATAAACAGGTGTACCCACTATACGAGTCTTGGAATATATTTTGGGCCTTTACCAAATAAAGGCCAAAATATTCCAAAGTTAAGGCAGCATGTTAACCAAACACCCAGTCTTAACTCTATAATGTAATGGTTTACCTTTTGGGGACCAGTTTTTTGTCCCCAAATGGGTGTAGAGTCCCCAGAACGTGAGTGTGTGAACAATTTATATGTCCTCACAATGTGATTAATATACACACGTGCAGCAGCTGCTAAACCACTGACATGTAGAGAGCAATGCAACAGCTGCAGTCAGGCCTGCTGCTATAAATAACACAAGCTGGTacgacacaacacacacatacaaaacactgCTCTTTAATACTGACACCAAACTAAATtattaagaagaaaatgaatcagagagaaacaaaacaaatgacgtcatttcaagtttaaaaaaaagagcaccttaaataaacaaaatattaatcCAAGCTTCTGTGTATTTTcctaaagcaaaaataaaaacatgtgcaCTCAAACATTCTCCATTAAATAAGAGGACTAGGCTAcaagaatggaaaaaagaaagaagaagaatttatcTTCGGGCAAAGAAATGTCTGCAGCTGTGGAGgctaaaaatgaacacaattcACTGGAATTAAATCTCATGTACATCAATGTAAATGACAAATTCTTTTAGACAACTTGTGTAGCTTGTAAAAAACTCTCCAAGCAGACTGAATGTCTGATTT
It encodes:
- the aimp1b gene encoding aminoacyl tRNA synthase complex-interacting multifunctional protein 1, producing MDNADNLFHPSLAAALMKLDPEDGEKIMEYFKTHALLTREKALLQSSVREQKKLLVENAKLKKDIEQLRVQLQEKQRRRTAKALFSPAPPPSTRSPAPSAPSNQAPSPAGATAASPSSSSSHDRRERQSRRRKGERKARPDSLCLGAEPQVDVSRLDLRVGRILSVRRHPLAEMLSVQEVDVGENAPRTVVSKLQGKTDLEELQGGLAVLLCNVKACKLRGVVSQARLMCCSDSDDLIELLAPPTGSAPGDRVTFLNYPGEPDRELQSKQRVWELLKPDLQVDCKGVANYKGCGFEVKGKGLCRAPSLTNCIIR